A window of Leptotrichia wadei contains these coding sequences:
- a CDS encoding autotransporter family protein gives MKEIERFLKKILKKKQKYTKALLITFLMTGGLAVATPITSNANGEYIVNSGTGDGDVLNYNNYSHGVFRISEGKKFIFTGQGDIDSRTPSPLFTPRTLITVTDSNTEFKATGQIGVSSNIDMNFGSSKEAILYTVINPITGANSSATNQKVTLKDVFITAPNSTVPTVKVEAKNGYGIKNAELNLIGTNGFKSQIHSAVDGWLVEVDADEANGVYSELTVNGIDDSTEGDGGTQILGLMTKHGKSVLNVNLVGGAYWGLSKNSSLSEQRAIINSLNIDKKSFLSFDESNVTESDGVTSIYHIKLTSDGINNDGTLNNSGLIQLTNDSNKDKLIIEGNYHGDNGRIEMNTIWNAPGGENGENSESDLVYITGNATGTTKVVPIYIDDTPQENIFENYIPGNVQQLSQRINSVPVVKVAGNSSPTTFTGTAKTAGAAEAQLTSRQVNGIWEYYWTISPLGSSGATAGIIGGTTGGSSGSSRPIYIMAQPVSAYVLMPKVNMEMGYSTVGTLHERRGENRILDLENMSADKGQIWTRIYGSGLNENGTDRFQYEGNLYGVQIGHDFKINKDKNGNDHLLGGYISYNRANTDFFDEYRAENGKISDSKYTGKGKSESISLGITKTKYTPKGSYYDLVGQVSYLQNKYNSRDDYSAKQNGFGLLLSGEAGKSFNISKNGNWSVEPQAQLIYQYLNTKSFNDGLRNVNQDNRNGLRGRAGVRLAYNGDNGNSRTNSYYAVANVWHDFTKYDSKYTNIGSDKITEKLGTTWGEIGLGAQAPLGQKSNLYVDTRYEHSFNNSNRSGYKGTIGFKHTF, from the coding sequence ATGAAAGAAATAGAAAGATTTTTAAAGAAAATTCTAAAAAAGAAACAAAAGTACACAAAAGCACTTCTAATCACATTTTTGATGACAGGTGGACTTGCAGTGGCAACACCTATAACTTCAAATGCAAATGGAGAATATATTGTAAATTCTGGTACTGGAGATGGGGATGTTCTTAATTATAATAATTATTCACATGGTGTTTTTAGAATTAGTGAAGGTAAAAAATTTATTTTTACAGGGCAAGGAGATATAGATTCAAGAACGCCAAGTCCTTTATTTACACCTAGAACTTTGATAACAGTGACAGATTCAAATACAGAATTTAAAGCGACTGGTCAGATTGGAGTATCAAGTAATATTGACATGAATTTTGGTTCATCAAAAGAAGCAATTTTATATACAGTAATAAATCCAATTACAGGAGCAAATTCTAGTGCTACAAATCAGAAAGTAACTTTAAAAGATGTTTTTATAACAGCACCAAATTCAACAGTGCCTACTGTAAAAGTTGAAGCTAAGAATGGATATGGAATAAAAAATGCGGAACTTAATTTAATCGGTACTAATGGTTTTAAATCACAAATTCATTCAGCTGTTGATGGTTGGTTAGTTGAAGTTGATGCAGATGAAGCAAATGGTGTTTATTCAGAATTGACAGTTAATGGAATAGATGATAGCACTGAAGGTGATGGTGGGACACAAATATTAGGTTTGATGACAAAACATGGAAAATCTGTTTTAAATGTAAATTTGGTAGGTGGAGCATACTGGGGATTAAGTAAAAATAGTTCTCTTTCTGAACAAAGAGCAATAATTAATTCATTAAATATAGATAAAAAATCTTTTTTATCGTTTGATGAAAGTAATGTTACAGAAAGTGATGGGGTAACTTCAATTTATCATATAAAATTGACATCTGATGGAATTAATAATGATGGAACTTTAAATAACAGTGGACTTATTCAGTTAACAAATGATTCTAATAAGGATAAACTTATTATAGAAGGAAATTATCATGGAGATAATGGTAGAATTGAAATGAATACTATTTGGAATGCACCAGGTGGTGAAAATGGGGAAAACTCAGAATCGGATTTAGTCTATATCACAGGAAATGCAACCGGAACAACAAAAGTAGTACCAATTTATATTGATGATACCCCACAAGAAAATATATTTGAAAATTATATTCCTGGAAATGTTCAGCAACTATCGCAACGGATAAACAGTGTCCCAGTTGTAAAAGTAGCTGGAAATTCATCGCCAACTACATTTACTGGAACTGCAAAAACTGCTGGAGCCGCTGAAGCACAACTTACTAGTAGACAAGTTAATGGAATTTGGGAATATTACTGGACAATCTCGCCACTTGGAAGCTCTGGGGCAACTGCTGGAATAATTGGGGGAACAACTGGCGGATCTTCTGGTTCTAGCCGTCCAATTTACATTATGGCACAACCTGTTTCTGCATATGTATTGATGCCAAAAGTTAATATGGAAATGGGATACTCAACTGTTGGAACTTTACATGAAAGAAGAGGGGAAAATAGAATTCTTGATTTAGAAAATATGTCGGCTGATAAAGGACAAATTTGGACAAGAATTTATGGAAGCGGATTAAATGAAAATGGAACAGACAGATTCCAGTATGAAGGAAATCTTTACGGGGTACAAATTGGACACGATTTTAAAATTAATAAGGATAAAAATGGAAATGATCATTTGCTAGGTGGATATATTTCGTATAACAGAGCAAATACGGACTTTTTTGATGAATACCGTGCTGAAAATGGAAAAATTTCCGATAGCAAGTATACAGGAAAAGGAAAATCTGAAAGTATTTCATTAGGAATTACAAAAACTAAATATACTCCCAAAGGTTCATATTACGATTTAGTAGGACAAGTTTCTTACTTACAAAATAAATATAATTCAAGAGATGATTACAGTGCAAAACAAAACGGCTTTGGACTATTACTTTCAGGAGAAGCTGGAAAATCTTTTAATATCTCAAAAAATGGAAATTGGTCAGTTGAACCACAAGCTCAATTAATTTACCAATATCTGAATACAAAATCGTTTAATGACGGATTAAGAAATGTCAACCAAGATAACAGAAACGGACTTCGTGGAAGAGCTGGCGTAAGATTAGCATACAATGGTGATAATGGTAATAGTAGAACAAACTCATATTACGCAGTCGCAAACGTGTGGCACGACTTCACAAAATACGATAGCAAATACACAAACATTGGTTCAGACAAAATAACTGAAAAACTTGGTACAACTTGGGGAGAAATTGGACTAGGTGCTCAAGCTCCTTTAGGACAAAAAAGTAATCTTTACGTTGATACGAGATATGAACATTCTTTCAATAATTCAAATCGTTCAGGATACAAAGGAACAATTGGATTTAAACATACTTTTTAG
- a CDS encoding glycoside hydrolase family 57 protein gives MNGYFSLVLHAHLPYVRHPEYEEFLEEDWLYEAITETYIPLLEMFENLTRDNIPWNITITMSGTLVNMLNDGLLRERYLRHINKLIEFCENEVERLSPYPDMLNVAKHNLWFNTRARQVFEEKYNKDLVGAFRKFQDQGNLEIIPVTATHGFLPVMKDYPEAVNAQVLMAKKDYIKNFGRDPKGIWLAECAYYPGQDKFLEKHGIRYFLVDAHGIMHSDPRPVYGIYSPVYTKNYVAAFARDLESSEQVWSSESGYPGDGLYREFHKDAGYELDYELVKPYLHSDGVRRNIGIKYHAITDKKGTYKAVYNPQAAADRAKEHAYNFVFNRSKQIEFLASKMKYRKPIVVSPYDAELYGHWWYEGPIFLEWVFRAIAESDFSTITPYKYLQKYPTNQIVDVSMSSWGANGYYDVWIDGSNDYAYRHLHKAAQKMIELANGREPHNELEYRALNQAARELLMAQTSCWEFIMYTGTMVGYAHKKISDHIHRLFKIYEDYKNGNLDESWLREIESRDNIFPEMDYRIYRSDWL, from the coding sequence ATGAATGGATATTTTAGTCTTGTTTTGCATGCACACTTGCCGTATGTAAGACATCCAGAGTACGAAGAATTTTTAGAAGAAGATTGGTTATACGAAGCGATTACAGAAACGTATATCCCTTTACTAGAAATGTTTGAAAATTTAACAAGAGATAACATTCCTTGGAATATAACTATTACAATGTCTGGAACTCTTGTAAATATGTTAAATGACGGTTTATTACGTGAAAGATATCTTCGTCATATAAATAAATTAATCGAATTCTGTGAAAACGAAGTGGAAAGACTAAGTCCATATCCTGACATGCTAAATGTTGCAAAACATAATTTATGGTTCAATACGAGAGCAAGACAAGTATTTGAAGAAAAGTACAACAAAGATTTAGTGGGGGCATTTAGAAAATTTCAAGATCAGGGGAACTTAGAAATCATTCCAGTTACAGCAACACATGGATTTTTACCAGTTATGAAGGATTATCCTGAAGCAGTAAACGCTCAAGTGCTTATGGCAAAAAAAGATTATATTAAAAATTTTGGAAGGGATCCAAAGGGAATTTGGCTAGCTGAATGTGCTTATTATCCAGGACAAGATAAATTCTTGGAAAAACACGGAATAAGATATTTCTTAGTTGATGCGCATGGAATTATGCATAGTGATCCACGTCCAGTTTACGGTATTTATTCACCAGTTTATACTAAGAATTATGTGGCTGCATTTGCCAGAGATTTGGAATCATCAGAACAAGTTTGGAGTTCTGAATCAGGGTATCCAGGAGATGGACTTTACCGTGAATTCCATAAGGATGCAGGATATGAACTTGACTATGAACTTGTAAAACCTTACTTGCACAGTGATGGAGTAAGAAGAAACATAGGAATAAAATATCATGCAATAACAGATAAGAAAGGAACTTATAAAGCAGTTTATAATCCGCAGGCAGCAGCAGATAGAGCAAAAGAACATGCTTATAACTTTGTATTCAATCGTTCAAAACAAATCGAATTCCTTGCTTCAAAAATGAAATATAGAAAACCTATCGTAGTATCGCCTTACGACGCTGAATTATATGGACACTGGTGGTATGAAGGGCCTATATTCTTAGAATGGGTATTCAGAGCAATAGCTGAATCTGATTTTTCTACAATAACACCATACAAATATTTACAAAAATACCCTACAAACCAAATAGTTGACGTAAGTATGTCAAGCTGGGGAGCAAATGGTTATTACGACGTTTGGATAGACGGTTCAAATGATTATGCATACAGACATTTACATAAGGCTGCGCAAAAAATGATAGAATTGGCAAATGGAAGAGAGCCTCACAATGAATTGGAATACAGAGCATTAAATCAAGCTGCAAGGGAATTGTTAATGGCACAAACTTCTTGCTGGGAATTTATAATGTATACAGGAACAATGGTTGGTTATGCTCACAAAAAAATAAGTGATCACATTCATAGGTTATTCAAAATTTACGAAGATTACAAGAATGGCAACTTGGATGAAAGCTGGTTGAGAGAAATTGAAAGTAGAGATAATATTTTCCCAGAAATGGATTATAGAATTTATAGAAGTGATTGGCTATAA
- the hemL gene encoding glutamate-1-semialdehyde 2,1-aminomutase, producing MNTNNSKKIYEKAKESIPGGVNSPVRAFQSVNNEYPIFIKSGNGSKLYDEDGNEYVDMIGSWGPMILGHNYPQVLKVVKKELEKGTSFGLPTKKEVELAELVKSCFPSIEKLRLTTSGTEAAMASVRLARAFTGKNKIIKFEGCYHGHSDSLLVKAGSGLLTFEHQDSNGITEGVVKDTITLPFGDFEKLKETLENDKDIACVIIEPIPANMGIIETEKEYLEKVREITQKENIVLIFDEVISGFRVSLGGVQKVFGITPDLTILGKIIGGGYPVGGFGGKREIMDLISPVGNVYHAGTLSGNPISVAAGIETISILKENPEIYESINKKTENLVNKINELIKKYDVPATVNYFGSLFTIFFAKEKVKTLEDAMSTNSEFYSIYFNTMLENGVIVPPSKYEAHFVSYVHNDEDMEKILAGVEKTFEKIAKKSGTIPKYI from the coding sequence ATGAATACAAATAATTCCAAAAAAATTTATGAAAAAGCAAAGGAATCGATACCTGGTGGAGTAAATAGTCCAGTTAGGGCATTTCAATCTGTCAATAACGAATATCCGATTTTTATTAAAAGTGGAAATGGGAGTAAACTTTATGATGAAGATGGAAATGAGTATGTGGATATGATTGGGTCTTGGGGACCGATGATTTTGGGGCATAATTATCCACAAGTTTTGAAAGTTGTGAAAAAGGAGCTTGAAAAGGGAACTTCGTTCGGGTTGCCTACGAAAAAGGAAGTGGAATTGGCGGAGCTTGTGAAAAGCTGTTTTCCGTCGATCGAAAAATTGAGATTGACTACTTCAGGGACGGAAGCAGCTATGGCTAGTGTGAGACTCGCTCGTGCATTTACTGGTAAAAATAAGATTATAAAGTTTGAAGGATGTTATCACGGACACTCGGATTCGCTGTTAGTTAAGGCTGGATCAGGGCTTTTGACTTTTGAGCATCAGGATAGTAACGGAATTACTGAAGGCGTTGTGAAGGATACGATAACGTTGCCTTTTGGGGATTTTGAAAAGTTAAAGGAGACTTTGGAAAATGATAAGGATATTGCGTGTGTGATTATTGAACCAATTCCTGCAAATATGGGAATTATTGAAACAGAAAAGGAGTACTTGGAAAAAGTGCGTGAAATTACACAAAAGGAAAATATTGTTTTAATTTTTGATGAGGTAATTTCAGGATTTAGAGTTTCATTGGGAGGAGTTCAAAAAGTGTTTGGGATTACGCCTGATTTGACTATTTTGGGGAAAATTATTGGCGGTGGCTATCCAGTTGGCGGCTTTGGAGGAAAAAGAGAAATTATGGACTTAATTTCGCCTGTCGGAAATGTCTATCATGCTGGAACACTTTCTGGAAATCCGATTTCAGTTGCGGCGGGAATAGAAACTATTTCAATTTTAAAGGAAAATCCTGAAATTTATGAAAGTATAAATAAAAAAACAGAAAATCTAGTAAATAAAATTAATGAATTAATAAAAAAATACGATGTTCCAGCAACTGTAAATTATTTTGGAAGCCTTTTTACAATATTTTTTGCAAAGGAAAAAGTAAAAACCTTGGAAGATGCAATGAGTACAAATAGCGAATTTTACAGCATATATTTTAACACAATGTTAGAAAATGGTGTAATTGTGCCACCTTCAAAATATGAAGCGCATTTTGTTTCTTATGTTCATAATGATGAGGATATGGAGAAAATATTGGCTGGTGTGGAAAAAACTTTTGAAAAAATTGCTAAAAAATCTGGAACTATACCCAAATATATTTAA
- a CDS encoding glycosyltransferase family 2 protein has product MKFTVFTPTFNRKELLEKLYKSLQKQTFKDFEWLIVDDGSTDGTKEKVKKFLCEKKLDIKYYFKENGGKQRAYNFATEKANGELFICLDSDDEYVENGLEIILKYWKKYEKNADIAGMGYLSTYPNGGIIGSSFPEKEMISTQFEIYNKYGVKGDKGIMFRTEIIKKYKFPVFEDEKFITEAVVYNRICEKYKMVYVNEKIEIKEYQEDGLTAKYNNLLLRNPKGQALYHNEINSQKLTFKRKILNNAVYYKFCKVAGYKFRKIFKESKNKLFLIFAIPVGEFMWKKVKL; this is encoded by the coding sequence ATGAAATTTACAGTTTTTACACCAACTTTTAATCGAAAGGAACTGCTTGAAAAATTGTATAAATCGCTTCAAAAGCAGACTTTTAAAGACTTTGAATGGCTTATTGTGGATGATGGTTCTACTGATGGAACTAAAGAAAAAGTAAAGAAATTTTTGTGTGAAAAGAAGTTGGATATAAAATATTATTTTAAGGAAAATGGCGGTAAGCAGAGGGCTTATAACTTTGCAACGGAAAAGGCGAATGGGGAACTTTTTATTTGTCTTGATTCAGATGATGAATATGTGGAAAATGGGCTTGAAATTATTTTGAAATATTGGAAAAAATATGAAAAGAATGCCGATATTGCTGGAATGGGATATTTGTCGACTTATCCAAATGGGGGAATTATCGGCTCTAGTTTTCCAGAAAAGGAAATGATTTCGACACAATTTGAAATTTATAATAAGTATGGAGTTAAGGGCGATAAGGGGATTATGTTCAGAACTGAAATTATAAAAAAATACAAGTTTCCAGTTTTTGAAGATGAGAAGTTTATTACGGAAGCAGTTGTTTATAATAGAATTTGTGAGAAATATAAAATGGTTTACGTAAATGAGAAAATTGAGATAAAGGAATATCAGGAAGATGGGCTGACTGCGAAATATAATAATTTACTGTTGAGGAATCCGAAAGGGCAGGCACTTTATCACAATGAAATAAATTCTCAAAAGTTGACTTTTAAGCGGAAAATTTTAAATAATGCTGTTTATTATAAATTTTGCAAAGTGGCGGGCTATAAATTTAGAAAAATATTTAAAGAAAGCAAAAATAAATTATTTTTAATATTTGCAATTCCAGTTGGGGAATTTATGTGGAAAAAAGTTAAGTTGTAA
- the mnmA gene encoding tRNA 2-thiouridine(34) synthase MnmA produces MDKKLDDKKVVVGMSGGIDSSVAALLLKQQGYEVIGVTLKHLPDELSENPGKTCCSLDDINDARYTCYTLEIPHYVLNVVEEFKRDVMEYFVKMYNAGKTPSPCVICDEKVKIRKLVEFADKMGIKYISTGHYSKVSPNNVLLWDKNNRKDQSYMLYRLDKEVVERFLFPLSEYKKSEVREIARQNGIHTHNKPDSQGICFAPNGYIPFLKKVLGNDVKKGNFVDKSGKIIGEHIGYQFYTVGQRRGLGLNLGKPFFVLELRPETNEVVVGDFEELLVKEIEVINYKFHCGLENIIGVKLTARPRFSSRGLTGKLKILEDEKNKLIFEFDEKTHENSEGQHIVFYLENEIVGGGEIKNI; encoded by the coding sequence ATGGATAAAAAATTAGATGACAAAAAAGTTGTTGTTGGAATGAGCGGCGGGATAGACAGCTCTGTTGCCGCTCTGTTGTTAAAGCAGCAAGGATATGAAGTAATTGGAGTTACATTAAAGCATTTGCCTGATGAACTTTCGGAAAATCCAGGGAAAACGTGCTGTTCTTTGGATGACATAAATGATGCGAGGTATACTTGTTATACTTTGGAAATTCCCCATTATGTTTTAAATGTTGTGGAGGAATTTAAAAGAGATGTGATGGAATATTTTGTAAAAATGTATAATGCAGGAAAAACTCCCTCGCCTTGTGTGATTTGCGATGAAAAGGTGAAAATAAGAAAACTTGTGGAATTTGCTGATAAAATGGGAATAAAGTACATTTCAACAGGGCATTATTCAAAAGTTAGCCCAAATAACGTGCTTTTGTGGGATAAAAATAACAGAAAAGATCAGTCTTACATGCTTTATCGGCTGGATAAGGAAGTAGTGGAGCGATTTTTATTTCCACTTTCAGAATATAAAAAATCAGAAGTTCGAGAAATTGCGAGACAAAACGGAATTCATACACACAATAAGCCAGATAGCCAAGGAATCTGCTTTGCTCCGAACGGATATATTCCATTTTTGAAAAAAGTACTTGGAAATGATGTGAAAAAGGGGAACTTTGTGGATAAAAGCGGGAAAATCATTGGAGAGCATATAGGTTATCAGTTTTACACCGTTGGACAGCGACGTGGGTTGGGGCTTAATTTGGGAAAGCCGTTTTTTGTGCTGGAACTTCGGCCAGAAACAAATGAAGTTGTCGTGGGGGATTTTGAAGAATTGCTAGTAAAGGAAATTGAAGTGATAAATTATAAATTTCATTGTGGTTTGGAAAATATAATTGGAGTAAAATTAACTGCACGTCCAAGATTTTCTTCAAGAGGTCTGACTGGGAAATTAAAGATTTTAGAAGATGAAAAAAATAAATTAATTTTTGAATTTGATGAAAAGACTCATGAAAATTCTGAAGGGCAGCATATTGTATTCTATTTGGAAAATGAGATTGTTGGTGGAGGAGAAATAAAAAATATTTGA
- a CDS encoding nicotinate-nucleotide--dimethylbenzimidazole phosphoribosyltransferase: protein MGKLLFNTIKKIKPLDKNRMEEKEKELNSLLKTPKGLGKLEELAIRLEGIDKNYKPDKKMVLVMAADNGVEREKVSKSKRVITQYVVEAMLNGKTSINALGMVYDADIRVVDLGIDESSDIKNEINLSGIIEKKIIKSGTNNIAKEAAMTYEQAVKAIETGIEMVDEFVKDGYNLFATGEMGIGNTTTSSAVLKVLTDLPIDEIVGYGSGIDDKTLEHKKNVVKKAIQVNGLLDFFEKSKNVEEKKNVKKDKKNTDFESKINFENFKTEEYQKSIINVLAKVGGLDIAGMAGTYLGCAKNRVPVVIDGFISAVSALIAYKICPISREFMIASHLSEEPGMKYIMKELDLEPMLFMNMKLGEGTGAVMMFPVIEGACNITKVVREYPDV, encoded by the coding sequence ATGGGGAAATTATTATTTAATACAATAAAAAAAATAAAACCACTAGATAAAAATAGAATGGAAGAAAAGGAAAAAGAACTGAATTCATTGTTAAAAACTCCAAAAGGACTAGGAAAGCTGGAAGAATTGGCAATTCGGCTGGAAGGAATTGACAAAAATTATAAGCCTGATAAAAAGATGGTGCTTGTTATGGCGGCTGATAATGGAGTAGAACGGGAAAAGGTAAGTAAATCTAAAAGAGTGATAACACAATATGTTGTGGAAGCGATGTTAAATGGAAAAACGTCGATTAATGCTCTTGGGATGGTTTACGATGCAGATATTAGAGTAGTAGATTTGGGAATTGATGAAAGTTCAGATATTAAAAATGAGATAAATCTTTCAGGAATCATTGAAAAAAAAATTATAAAGTCTGGTACTAATAATATTGCTAAAGAAGCTGCAATGACTTATGAGCAGGCTGTGAAAGCGATTGAAACTGGAATTGAGATGGTTGATGAATTTGTGAAGGATGGGTATAATTTGTTTGCAACGGGAGAAATGGGGATTGGAAACACTACGACTAGCAGTGCGGTTTTGAAGGTTCTTACGGATTTGCCGATAGATGAGATTGTTGGTTATGGGAGTGGAATTGATGATAAAACTTTGGAGCATAAAAAAAATGTTGTGAAAAAGGCAATTCAAGTAAATGGTTTGCTGGATTTTTTTGAAAAAAGTAAAAATGTTGAAGAAAAAAAGAATGTTAAAAAAGATAAAAAAAATACAGATTTTGAAAGTAAAATAAATTTTGAAAACTTTAAAACAGAAGAATATCAAAAAAGTATAATAAATGTGCTGGCTAAAGTTGGGGGATTGGATATTGCCGGAATGGCTGGAACTTATTTAGGATGTGCTAAAAATCGTGTTCCTGTTGTGATAGACGGCTTTATTTCCGCTGTTTCCGCTCTTATTGCCTATAAAATCTGTCCAATTTCAAGAGAATTTATGATTGCTTCACATTTAAGTGAAGAGCCAGGAATGAAATATATTATGAAGGAACTGGATTTAGAGCCAATGCTTTTTATGAATATGAAATTGGGGGAAGGAACTGGAGCAGTTATGATGTTTCCTGTGATTGAGGGTGCTTGTAATATTACGAAGGTTGTGAGGGAATATCCTGATGTTTAG
- a CDS encoding lipopolysaccharide biosynthesis protein, which translates to MDNKNLLKGTMVYSLMNLVTKMGSFVFLPIITRLLTQEEFGIVGTLAPITSLFTVILGLGLYNAQMKKYVDLKENEDEFGSYMFSSTLIIVVFNILTYIFLFTPMAQKLFSYIVNLSKVSYYPLIIVSILIATANAFNNLSTTLFRMKRMYMKVAIGSVISLFTTYILAIYFIKYLKWGVFGNQFANLIALLIVFLFYFKDYFGKFRFKLNFDYVKYSLRNGLPLIFIELTDQVVNLSDRLVLAKFVSLAVVGGYTLAFTGGRVLSVVTGSFVNSWTPEFYEAMKEDKTNPTITRSVENFIAIISFACVIAQLFAPEGIKLIFPKSYYQAINYMPLILAGIVIQALFCLDYFFHFHEDSIYIFYFTMFAMIFNLAGNIIFIPKFPEIGPIIAAWTTLFAFLFRAIMEMMIIRKKYKISFNYKKLFLYFIIIVNPVIFYLSNDQISIVKFGLKIVYLVIVTKLLVNKEVLTKIMNLVNGIKRKIMKQ; encoded by the coding sequence ATGGATAATAAAAATTTATTAAAGGGAACAATGGTTTATTCTCTTATGAATTTAGTTACAAAAATGGGTTCATTTGTGTTTTTGCCAATAATAACGAGATTGCTGACACAGGAGGAATTTGGGATTGTAGGAACGTTAGCTCCGATTACGTCACTATTTACAGTAATTTTAGGGTTGGGGTTATATAATGCTCAGATGAAAAAATATGTGGATTTGAAGGAAAATGAAGATGAATTTGGAAGCTATATGTTTTCTTCAACTTTGATAATAGTTGTTTTTAATATTTTGACATATATTTTTTTATTTACGCCAATGGCTCAAAAACTGTTTTCATACATTGTGAATTTAAGCAAAGTAAGTTATTATCCTTTAATAATTGTCAGTATTTTAATTGCCACAGCGAATGCCTTTAATAATCTCTCAACAACTTTATTTAGAATGAAGAGAATGTATATGAAAGTAGCAATAGGAAGTGTTATAAGTCTTTTTACAACTTATATTTTAGCAATTTATTTTATAAAATATTTGAAATGGGGAGTTTTTGGAAACCAATTTGCAAATTTAATTGCATTGCTTATAGTCTTTTTATTTTATTTTAAAGATTATTTTGGAAAATTTAGATTTAAGCTGAATTTTGATTATGTGAAATATTCACTGCGAAATGGATTGCCACTTATTTTTATTGAACTTACAGACCAAGTTGTAAATTTAAGTGACAGACTTGTTTTGGCAAAATTTGTTTCGCTTGCGGTGGTTGGTGGATATACGCTTGCCTTTACTGGAGGAAGAGTTTTATCAGTTGTTACGGGATCTTTTGTAAATAGCTGGACACCAGAGTTTTACGAGGCTATGAAGGAGGATAAGACAAATCCGACGATAACAAGAAGTGTGGAAAATTTTATTGCGATTATTTCATTTGCCTGTGTAATTGCACAATTATTTGCTCCAGAAGGAATAAAATTAATATTTCCAAAAAGTTATTATCAGGCGATTAATTATATGCCATTAATTTTGGCTGGAATTGTAATACAGGCATTATTTTGTCTAGATTATTTTTTCCATTTTCACGAAGACAGTATATACATTTTTTATTTTACAATGTTTGCAATGATATTTAATTTAGCTGGAAATATAATATTTATACCGAAGTTTCCTGAAATTGGTCCGATTATTGCGGCATGGACTACATTGTTTGCCTTTTTGTTCAGGGCGATTATGGAAATGATGATTATAAGAAAAAAATATAAGATTTCATTTAATTATAAAAAATTATTTTTATATTTCATAATTATCGTGAATCCTGTTATATTTTACTTGTCAAATGATCAGATCTCAATAGTAAAATTTGGTTTGAAAATAGTGTATTTAGTAATAGTAACAAAATTGCTTGTAAATAAAGAAGTTTTAACTAAAATTATGAATCTTGTAAATGGAATAAAAAGAAAAATTATGAAACAATAA
- a CDS encoding diacylglycerol/lipid kinase family protein: MEKLKKAILVYNPKSGNANMILSNFDLITTKLLEKGITLTLYSINKDYDLFTEILKNEKYDILILSGGDGTLSRCLSELYSKNIKFPEVAIFPTGTSNDFAKALKIEENIENWIEKITDKTAKNIDFGLINGKTVFLSSYAGGLFTKISYNTDKTLKKTFGKVAYYINGLGELTNIKTFDLDIVLDGNKTIKEKAILYAILNGKSVGGFENVIDEASMNDGFMDILIVKNIDNPMDIPKILIDLMNSNLTNNDYIRTLQAKKCEIKKVVEEIDVSIDGEEGENMDVKIEFINGKLKIFC, encoded by the coding sequence ATGGAAAAATTAAAAAAGGCTATTTTGGTTTACAATCCAAAATCTGGAAATGCCAATATGATTTTAAGCAATTTTGATTTGATCACGACAAAATTGTTGGAAAAAGGGATTACATTGACACTTTATAGTATAAATAAGGATTATGACCTGTTTACAGAGATTTTAAAAAATGAAAAATATGATATTTTGATTTTATCAGGTGGAGATGGAACATTAAGCCGTTGTTTAAGCGAACTTTACTCTAAAAATATTAAATTTCCAGAAGTTGCAATATTTCCAACGGGAACATCAAACGATTTTGCAAAAGCATTGAAAATTGAAGAAAATATTGAAAACTGGATAGAGAAAATTACAGATAAAACTGCCAAAAATATTGATTTTGGGTTAATTAATGGGAAAACTGTATTCCTGTCCTCGTATGCTGGTGGACTGTTTACCAAAATTTCCTACAATACAGACAAGACACTGAAAAAAACGTTTGGGAAAGTTGCTTATTACATAAATGGACTTGGAGAACTTACAAATATAAAGACTTTTGACTTGGATATTGTGCTGGATGGGAATAAAACAATTAAGGAAAAGGCTATTTTATATGCGATTCTGAATGGAAAAAGTGTTGGCGGATTTGAAAATGTAATTGATGAAGCCAGTATGAATGACGGATTTATGGATATTCTAATCGTAAAAAACATTGACAATCCGATGGATATTCCAAAAATTCTAATCGACTTAATGAACAGCAATCTGACAAATAACGATTATATCCGAACTTTACAAGCCAAAAAATGTGAAATAAAAAAAGTTGTTGAAGAAATTGATGTAAGTATTGATGGAGAAGAGGGGGAAAATATGGATGTAAAAATTGAATTTATTAACGGAAAATTAAAAATTTTTTGCTGA